Proteins found in one Choristoneura fumiferana chromosome 16, NRCan_CFum_1, whole genome shotgun sequence genomic segment:
- the LOC141436162 gene encoding cilia- and flagella-associated protein 157, with protein MAPKKKGGEEPAAAKGGAHAFSEVDKTFLELQLAEANRKVARLRSAVDEYELRNEELQKAYDKLDEDRADIIAYLKKTLNLKSEENNELKDKVKGLEETRDIENAQFKETVNELERNFTIMKDQLTSENKLLAGKLNTLEEFRAIRDDLMRKFEKQEQDFKDQEMKYKRIIYDAEKKFVIGKDKLKKEMEGRLLQLAQDFQDATELRIAASTHRVIRENIAINNELDSILTTQAKLADQNERYKESERAAKVAMELAEEERDKAINKNVVQLKVIDQLTTALQNIKKERALFEKRNYDLDVLQSKIQHLTKENSNLTLQVRILEQNLHGKLNDQNRVLVEASKIEKERTKLKNILKEAATAIQAALKLDQWAITDKTRTVMDRQTLLSRLLDIVTQYKDTLRAESMDTLASLGKVYEEGDLGFVPKPPQKRSTASVAKSTASRESLRAEKRSVSSVSLSSSSLGSVKTVPSMKIIPVSTEPELTAKESLPSFVTSTKSSVSEESVEEEEDLNLTDIERQLAASKAEIQRSIMKDLAYSQTTLKKDKEREDRMKSSKSMLMVAEDEEDGKEEAEGETVEGEEGEIKEKHVRLAEEADAEATEGEEKKAEGEEKAAEDEETVKEEQAKEAAE; from the coding sequence ATGGCACCTAAAAAAAAGGGGGGCGAGGAACCAGCTGCAGCTAAAGGCGGTGCCCACGCTTTTAGTGAAGTTGATAAAACGTTCCTCGAACTACAGTTAGCTGAAGCCAACAGAAAAGTCGCAAGGCTACGATCAGCGGTAGACGAGTACGAGTTACGCAATGAGGAACTCCAGAAGGCATACGACAAACTAGACGAAGACAGAGCTGATATAATAGCGTATCTAAAGAAAACACTTAACTTGAAAAGTGAAGAAAACAACGAACTAAAAGACAAGGTCAAGGGCTTAGAAGAAACAAGGGATATCGAAAATGCGCAGTTCAAAGAAACAGTCAATGAATTGGAACGGAATTTCACTATTATGAAGGATCAGCTGACTTCTGAAAATAAACTTTTGGCTGGGAAACTAAATACGCTGGAGGAGTTTAGAGCTATAAGAGACGATTTGAtgagaaaatttgaaaaacaggAACAGGATTTTAAAGACCAGGAAATGAAGTACAAACGAATCATTTATGATGCAGAAAAGAAATTTGTAATTGGAAAAGATAAGTTAAAGAAGGAAATGGAGGGCCGGCTTTTACAACTAGCTCAAGATTTCCAAGACGCTACTGAGCTTCGGATCGCAGCGTCAACACATAGAGTTATAAGAGAAAACATTGCTATTAATAATGAGTTGGACAGTATATTAACTACTCAAGCTAAGTTGGCGGACCAGAATGAGCGATATAAAGAAAGTGAACGGGCTGCAAAAGTTGCGATGGAGTTAGCTGAGGAGGAGCGTGATAAAGCTATAAACAAAAACGTGGTGCAACTCAAAGTAATCGATCAGCTTACTACAGCATTGCAAAACATAAAGAAAGAGAGAGCGCTTTTCGAGAAACGTAACTATGACTTAGACGTTTTACAGAGTAAAATTCAGCATTTGACAAAGGAAAACAGTAATTTGACTTTGCAAGTTCGAATACTGGAACAAAATCTACATGGAAAGTTAAATGATCAAAACCGAGTGCTAGTAGAAGCTTCGAAGATTGAAAAAGAACGTACTAAGTTGAAGAATATACTGAAAGAAGCTGCCACAGCTATACAAGCTGCTCTTAAGCTTGACCAATGGGCTATAACTGATAAGACTAGAACAGTAATGGATAGACAGACTTTGCTGTCACGACTCCTAGATATTGTAACTCAATATAAGGATACATTGCGAGCTGAATCCATGGACACCCTCGCTTCCCTCGGCAAAGTATACGAAGAAGGCGATCTCGGATTTGTTCCCAAACCACCTCAGAAGAGATCGACTGCTTCTGTGGCTAAGTCTACTGCATCACGAGAGTCTCTCAGAGCTGAAAAGCGTAGTGTATCATCTGTATCACTCTCCAGTTCGAGCTTGGGCAGTGTTAAAACTGTTCCTAGTATGAAGATAATACCAGTGTCTACAGAACCAGAGCTTACTGCCAAGGAAAGTCTTCCATCGTTTGTCACATCCACTAAATCCAGTGTTAGCGAAGAAAgtgtagaagaagaagaagatttgaATCTTACTGATATTGAGAGACAATTAGCAGCAAGCAAGGCTGAGATCCAACGCTCAATTATGAAGGACTTAGCTTATTCGCAAACTACATTAAAGAAGGACAAAGAACGCGAAGACAGAATGAAATCCTCGAAGTCAATGCTAATGGTGGCTGAAGATGAAGAGGACGGCAAGGAAGAAGCTGAAGGAGAAACTGTTGAAGGAGAAGAGGgggaaataaaagaaaaacatgtTCGTTTAGCAGAAGAAGCAGATGCAGAGGCAACGGAGGGTGAAGAAAAGAAGGCAGAAGGTGAAGAAAAAGCGGCAGAAGATGAAGAAACTGTTAAAGAAGAGCAGGCAAAAGAGGCTGCGGAATAA